Sequence from the Bacillus mesophilus genome:
TAGAAGGTGATCGTAAAGTTAAAGCTAGAATTTGCTTTGTAGGATCTGATTTTGTAGAAATAGAAGTTTTAGATCATGATAAAAAAGAAGAAGAAAAGCAAGAAGAGAATAAAGATAAGAAAAAAAAGAAAAAGAAGAAAAAAAAGCACAAAAAAATCGGTAAATCATGGATATTACCCTTCGAATCAGTTGGATTTGTTGAATTAGATGATCATCACTAATAAGCATTACCGCTCTCTATGGGCGGATACATAACAATAGAAAGGAGGGTAAACCTATGGAACAACAATTGTCGATACAACGATTAATCCAACTCACTCAAAAGAAGAAACCCTACTGCTTCCTTCCGTTCATGCCTGAATTTGTTATTGTCATCTATTTAGAGAACGGTAAGCCATTCAAACCTTTTATCCAAATTGGTAAAGAGTGTTTCTCTACAATCTATCTAAAACCTTTGCATGTAGACATTGAATCGAACTGCCTATTTGTTCGACCGGTCCATGAGCATCACCCCTCTTTCAAAACCAGGGATCGTATTACTTTGGATTTAAAGCAAATTTGTGCTATACAATTTTTTGAAGTAAACAAAAACAACAACGAAAAAATCGATAACGGATCAGACGCCCCCCTCGTAACCAGTTCAGATAAAGAACCTGAAATTAACTCATCTAAGAAAGTAAAGAGAACAATCACGATTCCTTCCTACCCACCTTCTACTCGACATGAAGATAACACAAGATCCCTTGAAGAAAATACACCTACTGACAAAGAGCATAATAACCCTGATATCTCTAAAAAAGGTAGCAATAAAAGTAAAGCTCATTTTGATAAAGCGAAAGATGATGAAATACAAAATGAAGCGACTATAGATCCAGTAATTGAAACTCAATTTGAGCTAGGAATAGATACAGAGCTAGGTCAAAACAAGGATTCTCATCAAATAGAAGCGAAATATTCTCCACAGGATCAATATAAGCAACAGAATAAAAATGAGCCAGATAAGTCATTAATAGAAAGTAAACCAAAGAAAAAGAAGAAGAACAAGAAGAAGATTAACTATAATCACTGGATTGTACCATTTTCATCTATTGTTAAAATTGAATTAGATGAAGAGAATGATAGAGGTGAAAAATAAATTCATCTCTATTATCCTTTTAACCACAAGAAACGTCACTTATGATGAATAAGTGACGTTCTTGTTTCTATTTCTTTAATAAAGATATCTTACAAACATTATTCATTGGTATTTCTCTTTCTTTTTTCTTCATTTTTATGGTGAAGGACTCATCATGAACTTCACAGATTTTCCCTTTCATTTTGCGACCATCTAAACTAACCTTTACCGTTTCACCTATTAGTAACATTAGATAGATTTTAAGATTAAGTCTGAAGAAGAGCTGAATGAGCTCTGGGGATGATGATACTACCTCACCAAAGTTAAACGTTAACCTTCTTCTAAAGCATGGATCAATATCGTTAAGCCTAGCTTCTGATTCTGGTTCCGCATATCGATTCTTTAATTTTATTAATAATACTTGTTTGAATCTTACCAATACATCTGATTTCTTTCTTTTCAACAATACAAAATCTTGACCTACAAGATACACCCTTCCTTTTACACTCATATTTTTGCCTTCTCTGATGAGGCTTGGGCAATTTAACTTTACAATTACCTGTTGTCCGACGAGACCATCAAACGCTTCCTTAAATATCTCATTTGGCTCCCGTTCTCCTGAAAGCCCGAGATCTAATAAGAGGTTATTTACCTCTTCTAGATTAGCTTCTACTTCTTCTAATTCTTCTTCAGATAAGCAGGAATTGGGGGAAGGGAATTTGGGTTGTGGTATTTTATCTGGACAACATTCTTCTGGAATGCAAAAATCATCTGGGGCATTAGCGGGCACAAATTCTGGACACCGAAATTCGTTACATACATTTTCATTTTCCATCATTTCACCACCTTTTTTTATTAGAAGGGGACATTCAAGTCCCCGTTGTACTATTTTTCAAGTGGAGGTAAATGTTTCATAAATCTTTCATGAACTCTCATGATCCCCCACATTCCGAGTTCAATATCCCACATGATATTACCCGATCGATACATATAATCACCTGGGAAGTTAAAAAGACTACCTGCACCACCGACTAACTCAAGGTCTACCTTACGCCCCATTACGTTAAAACCGACAAAAGATTCTATACGAGAATTTAAATCCCTAGCATCAAATCTCCAGTAATGCCCATGCAGGTGGAAAGTGTGAGTTCTCCTCCGTTCTGCAGGAGTGACCAGTCGAATTGAAACAGGGTCCCCAGGATAAGCTTCATATACAGGTGTTGCAGGGTCTCCAAACACCTTAGAACTAAATAAATCACTTAATTCTGGATGTTCCCTAAATCGATTAATTAAACGTTCCGTACGATAGTTAAAGCCTCTTGAGCCTTGGTCATACGTATCCACTTCTTCTACAGCCAAATCCTCAGGTCCATCTGCTAATAAGATTCCATCTACTGGATCTTGGATTAATTGTCCTGCTTCATCATATAAGCGAACTCCATCGTGCATAATCATGACAAACTCACGGATATCTGGAAGCAGAGGATGACGAAGTACTGCATTGGACCCAGATTTAAGTGGTTCGTGCGTATACGGATCAAGATACTCTGTTCCCCTTACTTCACCTATGATCGCACCAAATGCACCTTGAGAACGATGGTTACGAATATCTGCCATATCCCACATACCTCTTGCAGCACCGTTAGATCGGTCAATATACCATTTATACTTAATGGTTTCACCTGGACCAACTGTTTGATCAGGATTAAATCCTACTGTTTCACCCGCTGAAGTTTTAACGTCATATAATACCAACTGTGGATGAAGCGATACCCTTAAGGAAGGTGGATAAAATGCTTGTTCCTTTACTTCAGGGTATGGGTAAATTCCATCTTTAAATGGAAACTTATCAAATTCCAGTAAGCTCGTAAGATTCACTTCAATGGTATCTCCTACATTTCCTCTTATTACTAATGGTTCTGGGTTTTTACGTCCTGCGAGAATATCATCTACATCTTCTGCCAAGGCGAAAACAATTCCATTCTGATCCACCTCACCATAAGTTGGGTTATAAATGATAGGAGTTTGAATGGCTACAATGTCATAACACCTAACAGGACTTTCAGGTGGTCCAAGACTAACTACCTCTTTTGCCTTTTCCGGTGGCTCGCCCGTACAAACTGGTAATGGCTTTGTTCGTTTTGGTGGGAGTGGTTGATCTGACAGCGGAATTAAGTTTGGAACTTCTTCATCATAAGCACGAATGAGTCCCCACGTACCATTCCATAAATCCTCTTCTGTTTCAAATGTCCATAAATAGTCGCCTGAAGTATGCAAATACGTTTCAAATGTGAAGGATTCCGAGATTCCTATATGCTGCTGATCCTCATTCTTTGAATCCAAATCTCTTCGTTCACTTAACCATTCCAACCCATGGAGATTAAAGCTGTGTGATTCTTCGTGCGCCCCCTGAAGAAGTCGGATTCGGATGGGATCCCCTTCATAAGCCCTTAAAATATCGGTGACTGGGTCTCCATGAACATAAGAACTGAAGGAATACGCAGGTTCACAATCAGGTCCAAGTCTAAATTGTAGTGGTTCATTTCTATAGTTCACAGCAAATACTCCGGGATCATCTAACGAACCAGGGTATCCTGGTGGTGCAATTGGGTTTCCATCCTTGTCAAACAAATAGACAAAATCTTGAACATTTAATGCGAGATCACGGTAATCAGGAATCAATGGATGGAACACCGTTACCTGTGTGCCTCTAACTGTTTCTTCTCCTGTTTGAGAATCTACAATATTTGAAAATCTTGGTTGCACCACGCCTGCACCAAACACTCCATGCTGTTCATGTTGAACCGCAAATAAATGATCGTGGAAAAACCAAGCTTTTAATTCTACATCAGCAAAATATTCATAACGAATGGTTTCACCAGGTAATACGCTAGAATCATAGTTCCACCCTACATTCGCTCCATCATTTACTAAAACATCAAATTTCACAAAGTGGATATGCATGCCAACTTCATAGGTTCTAACCGCAGTTTGAAACGCATCTCCATCTAATATATGAGGTAGTCTATTTGTAAAATTCACACGTATACATACACCTGCTGGCTGGTGTATGATTAATGGTATTGGCTCTTTTCGTCCTGACAACACATCATCGATATCCTCATCAAGGATATATATACGACCTTTTGGATCGTGCCAGCCTTGCTTGTTATAGACAATCGGTAGTTCAATAAGAGAAATATTATATTCAATTACAGGAGCATTATCTAAGCATGGATCTGAAAAAACTGCACCAGGACGTGGATTAGGAATAGCCGCATTACGTTCTAGATCTGTCATTTCTCGACCACCCACTATCCCTAGTGGAGGTCTTGGTGCTTTACAACCAACTTTACCAGGAATAAAGTTAGGAAAACCAGGGCGTTCTGGAGTTGGAATCGGTGGTGGTTCTCTGTCAGGAAGTGGCTGTAATGCTTTAATTGGGACGCCATTTGGGTAGCACTGACTGCCATCCTGCAGGGTATCAAATACACGATTTATTCCCCACATTCCTGCACCAAAATGCGGATATAAGTGACAGTGTATGATAACGTCACCTATTGAGCCATGCAAACTACCTAACCCATATAAAGGTTCAATATCATAATGAGTTTGTGGGCTTGTTGATTGAGAGTCAAATATTTCTGAATTTACATTCTTATTATCCCTAAACCATTGGTGAACATGATAGTGAAACACATGCGTTTCTTTCACCCCTGCATGACTAAGTCTGATTTTAGCTGAATCTCCTACATAACCTCTCAATATAGGTGTGGCTGGATCTCCAAACACCCATGAATCATGATGGACTTCCTCTCCATCACAATCAGGACAAACAACACCTTCAGAAATTAACTGTTTTCTTCTGTTTAATGGTTCATAACGGTAATTGACACCGTGGAAGGATTCAGCCTCTTGTCCGGTATCAAAATCAATCGGGCGATTTCCGGTTATATCGTTAATCTCCATCTGATCTGCAAACATCCATGTGTACTCTCTAAAAGATGGCACATAAGGATTGTGTATATCTGCATCTGCACCGCTATTAATAGGGCCTCCTGTTACAGGATCTGTCCACCATGAAAAGCGTTTTTGCACATATAAGGCCCCGTATAAACCATTACCATTAGAC
This genomic interval carries:
- a CDS encoding multicopper oxidase domain-containing protein → MKRCYHVVAIPIRIVVNTFGDHNPNGMMYVLKENEKKVKELVKKNPFTPVDLVQPLIIRANQGDVVEILFENKLPFASSMHFQEADYDVLTSDGANVGFNPDTTVPTGEKILYRLNVSHEGIYLFTDLGNPSSSENGSNGNGLYGALYVQKRFSWWTDPVTGGPINSGADADIHNPYVPSFREYTWMFADQMEINDITGNRPIDFDTGQEAESFHGVNYRYEPLNRRKQLISEGVVCPDCDGEEVHHDSWVFGDPATPILRGYVGDSAKIRLSHAGVKETHVFHYHVHQWFRDNKNVNSEIFDSQSTSPQTHYDIEPLYGLGSLHGSIGDVIIHCHLYPHFGAGMWGINRVFDTLQDGSQCYPNGVPIKALQPLPDREPPPIPTPERPGFPNFIPGKVGCKAPRPPLGIVGGREMTDLERNAAIPNPRPGAVFSDPCLDNAPVIEYNISLIELPIVYNKQGWHDPKGRIYILDEDIDDVLSGRKEPIPLIIHQPAGVCIRVNFTNRLPHILDGDAFQTAVRTYEVGMHIHFVKFDVLVNDGANVGWNYDSSVLPGETIRYEYFADVELKAWFFHDHLFAVQHEQHGVFGAGVVQPRFSNIVDSQTGEETVRGTQVTVFHPLIPDYRDLALNVQDFVYLFDKDGNPIAPPGYPGSLDDPGVFAVNYRNEPLQFRLGPDCEPAYSFSSYVHGDPVTDILRAYEGDPIRIRLLQGAHEESHSFNLHGLEWLSERRDLDSKNEDQQHIGISESFTFETYLHTSGDYLWTFETEEDLWNGTWGLIRAYDEEVPNLIPLSDQPLPPKRTKPLPVCTGEPPEKAKEVVSLGPPESPVRCYDIVAIQTPIIYNPTYGEVDQNGIVFALAEDVDDILAGRKNPEPLVIRGNVGDTIEVNLTSLLEFDKFPFKDGIYPYPEVKEQAFYPPSLRVSLHPQLVLYDVKTSAGETVGFNPDQTVGPGETIKYKWYIDRSNGAARGMWDMADIRNHRSQGAFGAIIGEVRGTEYLDPYTHEPLKSGSNAVLRHPLLPDIREFVMIMHDGVRLYDEAGQLIQDPVDGILLADGPEDLAVEEVDTYDQGSRGFNYRTERLINRFREHPELSDLFSSKVFGDPATPVYEAYPGDPVSIRLVTPAERRRTHTFHLHGHYWRFDARDLNSRIESFVGFNVMGRKVDLELVGGAGSLFNFPGDYMYRSGNIMWDIELGMWGIMRVHERFMKHLPPLEK